One stretch of Kogia breviceps isolate mKogBre1 chromosome 18, mKogBre1 haplotype 1, whole genome shotgun sequence DNA includes these proteins:
- the SLC27A5 gene encoding long-chain fatty acid transport protein 5 yields the protein MGLWGRLAFLLLLLLLLRGLGQSSWPAAVALALRWLLGDSACCVLLGLAVLAGPWLGPWMPHWLSLAAAALTLALLPTQPPPGLRWLPADLAYIFKTLRLGLNIWVRLSRQPPDTFVDSFERRVRAQPGRAILVWTGPGSRSVTFGELDAGACRAAWVMKAELGSATGPSAQEPTALLMLPSQTIPALGLWLGLAKLGCPVAWINPHGRGAPLVHSVLSSGARVLVVDPDLRENLEEVLPKLQAENIRCFYLSHSSPTPGVRALGAALDAAPSDPVPADLRAEIKPRSPALFIYTSGTTGLPKPAILTHERVLQISGMLTLCGVTADDVVYTVLPLYHTMGLVLGVLSCLELGVTCVLAPKFSASCFWDDCRQHGVTVIQYVGEVLRYLCNTPQRPEDRTHKVRLAIGSGLRAEVWETFQQRFGPIRIWEAYGSTEGNGGFVNYPGRCGAQGKISCFLRMLSPFELVQYSMETEEPVRDNWGLCIPVRPGEAGLLLTQVLRHQPFLGYRGPREHTERKLVKNVRRPNDLYYNTGDVLALDDEGFLYFRDRLGDTFRWKGENVSTREVEGVLSLVDFLQEVNVYGVPVPGCEGKVGMAAVQLAPGQAFDGQRLYQHVRTWLPAYAAPHFIRIQDALEITGTFKLVKSRLVREGFNVGIVADPLYLLDHQARAFRPLTPDTYRAVCEGAWRL from the exons ATGGGCCTCTGGGGACGACTGGCCTtcttgctgttgctgctgctgctgctgcgagGCCTGGGGCAGTCCTCATGGCCTGCAGCAGTGGCCCTGGCCCTGCGCTGGCTCCTGGGAGACTCCGCCTGCTGTGTGCTGCTGGGCCTGGCTGTGCTGGCAGGGCCCTGGCTCGGCCCCTGGATGCCCCACTGGCTGAGTCTGGCGGCCGCGGCCCTCACGCTGGCTCTGCTGCCCACGCAGCCGCCCCCAGGGCTGCGCTGGCTGCCTGCAGACCTGGCCTACATCTTCAAGACTCTCCGCCTGGGCCTGAACATCTGGGTGCGCTTGAGCCGCCAGCCACCTGACACCTTCGTAGATTCCTTCGAGCGGCGGGTGCGAGCGCAGCCAGGGCGCGCGATCTTGGTGTGGACGGGGCCGGGGAGCCGGTCGGTCACCTTCGGGGAGCTGGACGCCGGGGCCTGCCGGGCGGCGTGGGTCATGAAGGCCGAGCTGGGCAGCGCCACGGGGCCCAGCGCTCAGGAGCCCACCGCCCTCCTCATGCTGCCCTCGCAGACCATTCCTGCCCTGGGCCTGTGGCTCGGGCTGGCCAAGCTGGGCTGTCCGGTGGCCTGGATTAATCCGCACGGGCGGGGGGCGCCCCTGGTGCACTCAGTGCTGAGCTCTGGGGCTCGGGTGCTTGTGGTGGACCCAG ACCTCCGGGAGAACCTGGAGGAGGTCCTTCCCAAGCTGCAGGCAGAGAACATCCGCTGCTTCTACCTCAGCCACTCCTCCCCCACGCCGGGGGTGAGGGCTCTGGGGGCTGCCCTTGACGCTGCACCCTCAGACCCCGTGCCCGCTGACCTTCGAGCTGAGATCAAGCCGAGAAGCCCAGCGCTGTTCATCTACACCTCGGGGACCACCG GGCTCCCGAAGCCAGCCATCCTCACGCATGAGCGGGTGCTGCAGATAAGCGGGATGCTGACCCTGTGTGGGGTCACAGCTGACGACGTGGTCTACACGGTCTTGCCTCTGTACCACACGATGGGGCTGGTCCTTGGGGTCCTTAGCTGCCTGGAGCTCG GAGTGACCTGTGTCCTGGCCCCCAAGTTCTCTGCCTCCTGCTTCTGGGACGACTGTCGACAGCATGGTGTGACTGTGATCCAGTATGTGGGAGAGGTCCTGCGGTACCTGTGCAACACTCCCCAG CGGCCAGAGGACCGAACACATAAAGTCCGCCTGGCGATTGGCAGTGGACTCCGGGCAGAAGTGTGGGAGACCTTCCAGCAGCGCTTTGGCCCCATTCGGATCTGGGAAGCCTACGGCTCCACGGAAGGCAACGGCGGCTTTGTCAACTATCCAGGGCGCTGTGGGGCCCAGGGCAAGATAAGCTGCTTCCTTCGA ATGCTGTCCCCCTTCGAGCTTGTACAGTACAGCATGGAGACAGAGGAGCCAGTGAGGGACAACTGGGGCCTCTGCATCCCTGTGAGGCCAG GGGAGGCAGGGCTCCTGCTGACCCAGGTGCTGCGTCACCAACCTTTCCTGGGCTACCGTGGGCCCCGGGAGCACACAGAAAGGAAGTTGGTGAAGAACGTGCGGCGCCCGAACGACCTGTACTACAACACCGGGGACGTGCTGGCCCTGGACGACGAAGGCTTCCTCTACTTCCGCGACCGCCTCGGGGACACCTTCCG GTGGAAGGGTGAGAACGTGTCCACGCGGGAGGTGGAGGGCGTGCTGTCACTCGTGGACTTCCTGCAGGAGGTGAACGTCTACGGTGTGCCTGTGCCAG GATGTGAAGGCAAGGTGGGCATGGCTGCCGTGCAGCTGGCCCCCGGCCAGGCCTTTGACGGGCAGAGGCTGTACCAGCACGTGCGCACTTGGCTCCCCGCCTACGCTGCCCCCCATTTCATTCGTATTCAG GACGCCTTGGAGATCACAGGCACGTTCAAACTGGTGAAGTCCCGGCTGGTGCGCGAGGGCTTCAACGTGGGCATTGTTGCTGACCCCCTgtacctactggaccaccaggcccGAGCCTTCCGGCCCCTGACGCCAGACACATACCGGGCAGTATGTGAGGGAGCCTGGAGACTCTAA
- the ZNF446 gene encoding zinc finger protein 446 isoform X1 yields MPSPLGPPSLPSVDPEATPEDPEAARQRFRGFCYQEVAGPREALAQLRELCRQWLRPEVHSKEQMLELLVLEQFLGALPPEIQAWVRGQQPGSPEEATVLVEGLQHDPGQLLGWITAHVLKQAVLPATQKTEESVGSSHPSGTVEPLRAASGEGSKDAQMEGNTQLSCSVKEEPDGYGQETAPSRPPHPARSHEGPAEQQEPTSVPFQPPRIQEEWGLLDPSQKEVYWDAMLQKYGTVVSLAGLPCPLPEARTEPEPLSTGSEGATSLLPGEWPPALRWRRGRGAGSPGRPAPGGLRAESPGDLALPPLPPPPGGESESSREGRPGCPEAPPPARSKPYMCAQCGRTFDWKSVFVIHRRAHAGGPGAEKQPVGPPRRALPGARSYACEECGRSFSWKSQLVIHRKGHAGQRRHFCGDCGHSFDWKSQLVIHRKSHRPEAP; encoded by the exons ATGCCATCCCCACTGGGCCCCCCGAGTCTGCCCTCTGTGGACCCCGAGGCCACCCCGGAGGATCCTGAGGCAGCACGCCAGCGCTTCCGGGGCTTCTGCTACCAGGAGGTGGCAGGTCCCCGCGAGGCCTTGGCCCAGCTCCGGGAGCTGTGCCGCCAGTGGTTGCGGCCCGAGGTGCACTCCAAGGAGCAGATGCTGGAGCTGCTGGTGCTGGAGCAGTTCCTGGGCGCGCTGCCCCCCGAGATCCAGGCCTGGGTGCGGGGCCAGCAGCCAGGCAGCCCTGAGGAGGCCACTGTCCTGGTCGAGGGCCTGCAGCATGACCCTGGGCAGCTGCTGGGCTGG ATTACAGCACACGTCCTGAAGCAAGCGGTACTCCCAGCCACACAGAAGACGGAGGAGTCTGTGGGGAGCTCCCACCCTTCAGGGACAGTGGAGCCCCTAAGGGCAGCCTCTGGGGAGGGGTCCAAGGATGCCCAGATGGAGGGGAACACCCAGCTCAGCTGCAGCGTGAAGGAGGAGCCTGATGGCTACGGGCAGGAGACTG CACCGTCCAGACCCCCACATCCAGCCCGGTCCCATGAGGGGCCCGCTGAACAACAGGAACCGACCTCCGTGCCCTTCCAGCCACCCAGGATTCAG GAGGAGTGGGGGCTCCTGGACCCGTCGCAGAAGGAGGTGTACTGGGACGCGATGCTGCAGAAGTACGGCACGGTGGTCTCCCTGG CAGGGTTGCCGTGCCCCCTGCCGGAGGCGCGCACTGAGCCGGAGCCGCTGAGCACCGGATCCGAGGGAGCGACGAGCCTCCTCCCGGGTGAGTGGCCTCCCGCTCTCCGGTGGcgacgggggcggggggcggggagcccAGGCCGCCCCGCGCCTGGGGGGCTGCGGGCGGAGTCACCAGGcgacctggctctgccacctctgCCCCCCCCGCCAGGAGGTGAGAGCGAGAGCTCCCGAGAGGGCCGGCCCGGCTGCCCGGAGGCCCCGCCACCCGCGCGGAGCAAGCCCTACATGTGCGCGCAGTGCGGCCGCACCTTCGACTGGAAGTCGGTGTTCGTCATCCACCGGCGCGCGCACGCGGGCGGCCCGGGCGCCGAGAAGCAGCCGGTGGGGCCGCCCCGGCGCGCGCTCCCGGGCGCGCGCAGCTACGCTTGCGAGGAGTGCGGCCGCAGCTTCAGCTGGAAGTCGCAGCTGGTCATCCACCGCAAGGGCCACGCCGGCCAGCGGCGCCACTTCTGCGGCGACTGCGGCCACAGCTTCGACTGGAAGTCGCAGCTGGTCATCCACCGCAAGAGCCACCGGCCCGAGGCCCCGTGA
- the ZNF446 gene encoding zinc finger protein 446 isoform X2 codes for MPSPLGPPSLPSVDPEATPEDPEAARQRFRGFCYQEVAGPREALAQLRELCRQWLRPEVHSKEQMLELLVLEQFLGALPPEIQAWVRGQQPGSPEEATVLVEGLQHDPGQLLGWITAHVLKQAVLPATQKTEESVGSSHPSGTVEPLRAASGEGSKDAQMEGNTQLSCSVKEEPDGYGQETAPSRPPHPARSHEGPAEQQEPTSVPFQPPRIQEEWGLLDPSQKEVYWDAMLQKYGTVVSLGEDPSPPGPCAHLASRRFPSRTLATRRGPHPCPSFVRTPHAPVRGLAPDGPPTPAGLPCPLPEARTEPEPLSTGSEGATSLLPGGESESSREGRPGCPEAPPPARSKPYMCAQCGRTFDWKSVFVIHRRAHAGGPGAEKQPVGPPRRALPGARSYACEECGRSFSWKSQLVIHRKGHAGQRRHFCGDCGHSFDWKSQLVIHRKSHRPEAP; via the exons ATGCCATCCCCACTGGGCCCCCCGAGTCTGCCCTCTGTGGACCCCGAGGCCACCCCGGAGGATCCTGAGGCAGCACGCCAGCGCTTCCGGGGCTTCTGCTACCAGGAGGTGGCAGGTCCCCGCGAGGCCTTGGCCCAGCTCCGGGAGCTGTGCCGCCAGTGGTTGCGGCCCGAGGTGCACTCCAAGGAGCAGATGCTGGAGCTGCTGGTGCTGGAGCAGTTCCTGGGCGCGCTGCCCCCCGAGATCCAGGCCTGGGTGCGGGGCCAGCAGCCAGGCAGCCCTGAGGAGGCCACTGTCCTGGTCGAGGGCCTGCAGCATGACCCTGGGCAGCTGCTGGGCTGG ATTACAGCACACGTCCTGAAGCAAGCGGTACTCCCAGCCACACAGAAGACGGAGGAGTCTGTGGGGAGCTCCCACCCTTCAGGGACAGTGGAGCCCCTAAGGGCAGCCTCTGGGGAGGGGTCCAAGGATGCCCAGATGGAGGGGAACACCCAGCTCAGCTGCAGCGTGAAGGAGGAGCCTGATGGCTACGGGCAGGAGACTG CACCGTCCAGACCCCCACATCCAGCCCGGTCCCATGAGGGGCCCGCTGAACAACAGGAACCGACCTCCGTGCCCTTCCAGCCACCCAGGATTCAG GAGGAGTGGGGGCTCCTGGACCCGTCGCAGAAGGAGGTGTACTGGGACGCGATGCTGCAGAAGTACGGCACGGTGGTCTCCCTGGGTGAGGACCCCTCTCCTCCGGGTCCTTGCGCACACCTTGCCTCCCGGCGCTTCCCAAGCCGCACCCTGGCCACCCGCCGGGGCCCCCACCCCTGTCCCTCGTTTGTGCGAACCCCTCACGCCCCCGTGCGAGGGCTGGCGCCTGATGGGCCCCCGACCCCAGCAGGGTTGCCGTGCCCCCTGCCGGAGGCGCGCACTGAGCCGGAGCCGCTGAGCACCGGATCCGAGGGAGCGACGAGCCTCCTCCCGG GAGGTGAGAGCGAGAGCTCCCGAGAGGGCCGGCCCGGCTGCCCGGAGGCCCCGCCACCCGCGCGGAGCAAGCCCTACATGTGCGCGCAGTGCGGCCGCACCTTCGACTGGAAGTCGGTGTTCGTCATCCACCGGCGCGCGCACGCGGGCGGCCCGGGCGCCGAGAAGCAGCCGGTGGGGCCGCCCCGGCGCGCGCTCCCGGGCGCGCGCAGCTACGCTTGCGAGGAGTGCGGCCGCAGCTTCAGCTGGAAGTCGCAGCTGGTCATCCACCGCAAGGGCCACGCCGGCCAGCGGCGCCACTTCTGCGGCGACTGCGGCCACAGCTTCGACTGGAAGTCGCAGCTGGTCATCCACCGCAAGAGCCACCGGCCCGAGGCCCCGTGA
- the ZNF446 gene encoding zinc finger protein 446 isoform X3 yields MPSPLGPPSLPSVDPEATPEDPEAARQRFRGFCYQEVAGPREALAQLRELCRQWLRPEVHSKEQMLELLVLEQFLGALPPEIQAWVRGQQPGSPEEATVLVEGLQHDPGQLLGWITAHVLKQAVLPATQKTEESVGSSHPSGTVEPLRAASGEGSKDAQMEGNTQLSCSVKEEPDGYGQETAPSRPPHPARSHEGPAEQQEPTSVPFQPPRIQEEWGLLDPSQKEVYWDAMLQKYGTVVSLAGLPCPLPEARTEPEPLSTGSEGATSLLPGGESESSREGRPGCPEAPPPARSKPYMCAQCGRTFDWKSVFVIHRRAHAGGPGAEKQPVGPPRRALPGARSYACEECGRSFSWKSQLVIHRKGHAGQRRHFCGDCGHSFDWKSQLVIHRKSHRPEAP; encoded by the exons ATGCCATCCCCACTGGGCCCCCCGAGTCTGCCCTCTGTGGACCCCGAGGCCACCCCGGAGGATCCTGAGGCAGCACGCCAGCGCTTCCGGGGCTTCTGCTACCAGGAGGTGGCAGGTCCCCGCGAGGCCTTGGCCCAGCTCCGGGAGCTGTGCCGCCAGTGGTTGCGGCCCGAGGTGCACTCCAAGGAGCAGATGCTGGAGCTGCTGGTGCTGGAGCAGTTCCTGGGCGCGCTGCCCCCCGAGATCCAGGCCTGGGTGCGGGGCCAGCAGCCAGGCAGCCCTGAGGAGGCCACTGTCCTGGTCGAGGGCCTGCAGCATGACCCTGGGCAGCTGCTGGGCTGG ATTACAGCACACGTCCTGAAGCAAGCGGTACTCCCAGCCACACAGAAGACGGAGGAGTCTGTGGGGAGCTCCCACCCTTCAGGGACAGTGGAGCCCCTAAGGGCAGCCTCTGGGGAGGGGTCCAAGGATGCCCAGATGGAGGGGAACACCCAGCTCAGCTGCAGCGTGAAGGAGGAGCCTGATGGCTACGGGCAGGAGACTG CACCGTCCAGACCCCCACATCCAGCCCGGTCCCATGAGGGGCCCGCTGAACAACAGGAACCGACCTCCGTGCCCTTCCAGCCACCCAGGATTCAG GAGGAGTGGGGGCTCCTGGACCCGTCGCAGAAGGAGGTGTACTGGGACGCGATGCTGCAGAAGTACGGCACGGTGGTCTCCCTGG CAGGGTTGCCGTGCCCCCTGCCGGAGGCGCGCACTGAGCCGGAGCCGCTGAGCACCGGATCCGAGGGAGCGACGAGCCTCCTCCCGG GAGGTGAGAGCGAGAGCTCCCGAGAGGGCCGGCCCGGCTGCCCGGAGGCCCCGCCACCCGCGCGGAGCAAGCCCTACATGTGCGCGCAGTGCGGCCGCACCTTCGACTGGAAGTCGGTGTTCGTCATCCACCGGCGCGCGCACGCGGGCGGCCCGGGCGCCGAGAAGCAGCCGGTGGGGCCGCCCCGGCGCGCGCTCCCGGGCGCGCGCAGCTACGCTTGCGAGGAGTGCGGCCGCAGCTTCAGCTGGAAGTCGCAGCTGGTCATCCACCGCAAGGGCCACGCCGGCCAGCGGCGCCACTTCTGCGGCGACTGCGGCCACAGCTTCGACTGGAAGTCGCAGCTGGTCATCCACCGCAAGAGCCACCGGCCCGAGGCCCCGTGA